The following are from one region of the Paenibacillus sp. JZ16 genome:
- a CDS encoding response regulator transcription factor, which produces MSKTILIVEDEHILREIIKDYLLEEGYEVLEADDGRKALGLFQEHELDLIILDIMLPELDGWSVCKRIRKVSNVPIIMLTARSDEDDTLMGFELGADDYVTKPYSPPILLARAKRLLESRQTREQEDDTLSSNGISIHFPSRTVAVDGENCSLTHTEFEILAYLMKNKGIIITREQLITKIWGYDFVGDERTVNSHIRNLRSKLGEHAKHIATIVRSGYKFEDKL; this is translated from the coding sequence ATGTCTAAAACAATATTGATTGTAGAAGATGAGCATATTTTACGAGAAATCATAAAAGATTATTTGCTTGAAGAAGGTTATGAAGTGCTCGAAGCGGATGATGGCAGAAAAGCTTTGGGGCTATTCCAGGAACATGAGCTGGATCTGATCATTCTGGATATCATGCTCCCTGAATTGGACGGATGGTCCGTATGCAAACGCATCCGAAAAGTATCTAACGTTCCGATTATCATGCTGACGGCCCGTTCGGATGAGGATGATACCTTGATGGGTTTTGAACTGGGAGCCGACGACTACGTAACCAAACCGTACAGCCCTCCAATCTTGCTGGCACGGGCGAAGCGGCTTTTGGAGAGCAGACAGACTCGGGAACAAGAAGACGATACATTGTCCAGCAACGGTATTTCCATCCACTTTCCATCCCGAACGGTGGCGGTGGATGGGGAAAACTGCAGTTTGACGCATACGGAATTTGAAATTTTGGCTTATCTGATGAAAAACAAAGGAATTATTATAACCAGAGAACAGCTGATTACAAAAATCTGGGGGTATGATTTTGTCGGTGATGAGCGTACGGTCAACAGTCATATCCGCAATCTGCGTTCCAAGCTGGGAGAGCACGCCAAGCATATTGCTACGATCGTTCGATCAGGTTACAAGTTCGAGGACAAGTTATGA
- a CDS encoding sensor histidine kinase gives MKQGIVLKLFLFTTGLCLFILAVIFTLQTVFFKQYYVHQKVKDVSAALQAYEQDYLNQTTDTQETAKLEQDFYQKHNIWVTTVDTQGNLKYTDDFFMKVKLRHSEETMFSNKTMTIPLYSVIDVEDFSSDNPFLTPWIKEGEEIAMEGLIMNGQPVIQRMGRGNSNLRDESRLENSQMIRKEYEVVTRFASPNQYFEKYPTFLVEGTIMKVQLPEGAGVSRYTNHLLLDRIQAFQADLLYGDWKDSRNPNQIVDYKENDVNYKIIVNRIQDRDGNPAYLFAMASLQPVNEAAGMIKEYYVYIIIATLLLVVLASFYYSRQITRPLLRINRTTRQMADLDFSEKIPITTKDEIGDLSRNINELSERLHSHILRLEQDIEKEKQLENTRKEFISGVSHELKTPLSVIQSCLAIMKDGVASHKRDYYFKAMEDEVKRMDLLIVDMLELAKYESGTYTMDMDSFYIDTVIERVCTKLAADIETKQLHLDMSLKPVEVLANERRMEQVVVNFLSNAIRYTPEQESILVSILEDGDTVKVCIENKGVHIQSEQLEKIWDRFYRGEPSRKRSTGGTGLGLSISQKILEMHGVRYGVTNTPDGVLFYFHLNKKA, from the coding sequence ATGAAACAAGGCATTGTTCTTAAGCTGTTTCTATTTACGACGGGATTATGCTTATTCATTCTTGCTGTTATCTTTACCTTGCAGACCGTATTTTTCAAACAGTATTATGTTCATCAGAAAGTGAAGGACGTGAGCGCGGCGCTTCAGGCTTACGAACAAGACTACCTGAATCAAACAACGGACACGCAGGAGACGGCAAAGCTGGAGCAAGATTTTTATCAAAAGCATAACATCTGGGTTACGACTGTGGACACCCAAGGTAATTTAAAGTACACCGATGATTTCTTCATGAAAGTCAAGCTAAGACATTCGGAAGAAACCATGTTTTCCAATAAAACGATGACCATTCCTCTGTATAGTGTGATCGACGTAGAGGACTTCAGCAGTGATAATCCGTTCCTCACGCCTTGGATTAAAGAAGGGGAAGAGATCGCCATGGAAGGTTTGATTATGAATGGCCAGCCGGTGATCCAGCGGATGGGAAGGGGTAATTCTAACCTAAGAGACGAAAGCAGGCTGGAAAATTCGCAGATGATAAGAAAAGAGTACGAGGTCGTCACTCGATTTGCGAGTCCGAACCAATACTTTGAGAAATATCCCACATTTCTGGTCGAGGGAACCATTATGAAGGTCCAGTTACCGGAAGGCGCAGGGGTCTCGCGTTATACCAATCACTTGTTGCTGGACCGCATCCAGGCTTTCCAAGCGGATTTATTGTACGGCGACTGGAAGGATAGCAGGAACCCCAATCAGATCGTAGATTATAAAGAAAATGACGTGAATTACAAAATTATCGTGAATCGCATCCAAGATCGCGACGGAAATCCCGCATATCTGTTCGCGATGGCGTCACTCCAGCCGGTTAATGAAGCCGCAGGGATGATCAAGGAATACTATGTGTACATCATTATTGCTACTCTGCTTCTCGTGGTGCTGGCATCGTTCTATTATTCTCGACAGATCACACGGCCGCTGCTGCGCATCAACCGTACCACACGGCAAATGGCAGACCTTGATTTTTCGGAGAAAATCCCCATTACAACGAAGGATGAAATCGGGGACTTATCACGCAACATTAATGAGCTCTCCGAGCGCCTGCACTCTCATATTCTTCGGCTTGAGCAGGATATCGAGAAAGAAAAGCAGCTGGAGAATACGAGAAAAGAATTTATATCCGGCGTATCCCACGAGCTGAAAACTCCACTAAGCGTTATTCAGAGCTGTCTGGCCATTATGAAGGACGGGGTGGCAAGCCATAAAAGGGATTATTACTTTAAGGCGATGGAGGACGAGGTCAAAAGAATGGATCTGCTGATCGTGGATATGCTGGAATTGGCCAAGTATGAATCCGGAACGTATACCATGGACATGGATTCCTTTTATATCGACACCGTTATCGAGCGGGTATGTACAAAATTGGCTGCGGACATCGAAACAAAGCAGTTACATCTTGATATGTCACTGAAGCCAGTCGAAGTGCTGGCAAATGAGCGGCGAATGGAGCAGGTCGTTGTCAATTTCCTCAGCAACGCGATTCGCTATACACCGGAGCAGGAGTCCATTCTTGTCAGTATCTTGGAAGATGGGGACACCGTTAAAGTATGCATCGAAAATAAAGGAGTCCACATTCAAAGCGAACAGCTTGAGAAGATCTGGGACCGGTTTTATCGCGGCGAGCCTTCCCGAAAACGGTCGACTGGAGGGACCGGGCTGGGCCTTTCTATCTCCCAAAAGATTCTGGAAATGCATGGTGTCCGATATGGTGTAACCAACACTCCTGATGGAGTCCTATTCTATTTTCATTTGAATAAGAAAGCGTAG
- a CDS encoding N-acetylmuramoyl-L-alanine amidase family protein, whose translation MRKGSSIIITLMSALVIVLLCQLVSREGTASDRKAGMDVRSDKIRTLEYRSETPYKVVIDSGHGGKDNGATGASGSFEKDFTLQLALKVEELAKQEPQIEVVLTRSEDRFISSIDRERPEIANRLGADIFISIHGNTYEDASVSGTETYYYHEDSQFLAEIMQKHLVQTSGFRDRGVKKEDFFVLKDSNMPAALIEMGYLTNPQEENEMLTEDFQYRMASSILDGIKEALNLN comes from the coding sequence ATGAGAAAAGGCAGCTCGATTATAATCACTCTTATGTCTGCGCTGGTGATCGTTCTGCTGTGTCAACTTGTTTCGAGGGAAGGGACGGCAAGCGACCGCAAAGCCGGCATGGATGTCCGCTCGGATAAGATAAGAACGCTAGAATACCGGTCAGAAACACCTTATAAGGTCGTGATTGATTCAGGACATGGCGGTAAGGATAACGGCGCAACGGGAGCCAGTGGTAGTTTTGAGAAGGATTTTACGCTGCAGCTAGCGCTAAAGGTAGAAGAACTGGCAAAACAAGAGCCGCAGATTGAAGTGGTTCTCACTCGATCAGAGGATCGCTTTATATCTTCGATTGACCGGGAACGGCCGGAAATCGCCAATCGACTGGGTGCGGATATATTCATATCCATTCACGGAAATACGTACGAAGACGCTAGTGTTTCGGGTACAGAAACCTACTATTATCATGAAGATTCCCAGTTCTTGGCGGAAATTATGCAAAAGCATTTGGTTCAGACCAGCGGATTTCGGGACCGGGGAGTAAAAAAAGAGGATTTCTTTGTCTTGAAGGATTCGAACATGCCGGCCGCTCTAATCGAAATGGGTTATTTAACGAATCCACAAGAAGAGAATGAAATGCTGACGGAAGATTTCCAATACCGGATGGCAAGCTCTATTCTAGACGGAATTAAAGAAGCTTTAAATTTAAATTAA
- a CDS encoding GDSL-type esterase/lipase family protein, producing the protein MKKIVATLLLGSIALVLAACGNESSSSSPQQPTTQNQGQATESKDSVETEYQALFQNSVFVGDSITEGLSFHDVLKEENVLAGAGKTAEFALQDMAELTKRDPEHVFIHLGSDDILWPTDNPKTYSLKNYAKLIGMIKEKLPQAKITLLSVTPVTAEAEELEPRYKNINDYNQGLKELAEKENIGYVDLSPIFSNGSNNLYDSDGIHFKPEFYASMLDLVKDQVE; encoded by the coding sequence ATGAAAAAAATAGTTGCAACCCTACTCCTTGGGAGTATTGCACTTGTATTGGCAGCATGCGGAAACGAATCCTCAAGCTCGAGTCCGCAGCAACCGACCACTCAAAACCAAGGACAGGCAACGGAATCAAAAGACTCCGTAGAAACCGAGTATCAAGCACTTTTCCAGAACAGCGTTTTTGTGGGGGATTCCATTACGGAGGGTTTATCATTTCATGATGTGCTTAAAGAGGAGAATGTTCTGGCAGGCGCAGGAAAAACGGCGGAGTTTGCACTTCAAGATATGGCTGAGTTGACTAAGCGGGATCCGGAACATGTCTTTATCCACTTGGGATCGGATGACATTTTGTGGCCAACGGATAACCCCAAAACCTATTCCTTGAAAAACTATGCGAAGTTGATCGGGATGATCAAGGAAAAGCTTCCACAAGCGAAAATAACTCTTTTATCGGTAACCCCGGTAACGGCAGAAGCGGAAGAGCTGGAACCAAGATATAAAAATATCAATGATTATAACCAAGGCTTAAAAGAGTTGGCGGAGAAAGAGAACATTGGATATGTTGATTTGTCCCCGATATTTTCAAACGGCTCAAATAATCTGTACGATTCGGACGGGATTCATTTTAAACCGGAGTTTTACGCAAGCATGCTGGACCTGGTAAAAGATCAAGTGGAATAA
- a CDS encoding MBOAT family O-acyltransferase has protein sequence MVFSSLIFLFLFLPVTILIYYVSPMNFRNAVLLVVSLIFYAWGEPIYIFIMIFSTVFDYINGLLIDKYRHRKLMARSIFIGSMVGSLGILGFFKYADFVVDNINLLFHMNIQADDLPLPVGISFYTFQTMSYVVDVYLDKVSVQKNFISFGAYVTMFPQLVAGPIVKYGDIAEQLVSRKVSLDRFGEGAELFIRGLAKKVLLANNIGLLWASVKATPIEELSVLSAWLGITAFTLQIYFDFSGYSDMARGLGKMFGFDFMENFRYPYISKSVTEFWRRWHISLGSWFREYVYIPLGGNRSGFMKQLRNLLVVWFLTGLWHGASWNFIMWGLYLGFFVIIEKRFLLQSLGRLPAFVGHVYTLLVVVIGWVLFEMEQLASAWRFIGVMFGFGGHAFADQQALYDLSANGVLFVVLAICVTPLPGKMLSCMREKWRIAGVITVPLIYFLFMILSTAYLVNETYNPFLYFRF, from the coding sequence TTGGTCTTTAGCAGCCTAATATTCCTGTTCCTCTTTCTGCCGGTCACCATTCTGATCTATTACGTTTCTCCGATGAATTTTAGAAATGCTGTCCTCCTTGTTGTCAGCCTGATTTTTTATGCATGGGGAGAGCCCATATACATTTTCATCATGATTTTCTCCACGGTCTTCGATTATATCAACGGGCTGCTGATCGATAAGTATAGACATCGGAAGCTGATGGCCAGATCGATTTTTATCGGCTCGATGGTCGGCAGTCTGGGTATTCTCGGATTTTTCAAATATGCGGATTTTGTCGTGGACAACATCAATCTGTTGTTTCACATGAATATCCAAGCAGACGATTTGCCGCTGCCTGTGGGCATATCTTTCTATACCTTTCAAACGATGTCTTATGTCGTTGACGTATACTTGGATAAAGTATCGGTGCAGAAGAATTTCATCTCTTTTGGGGCATATGTGACCATGTTCCCGCAGCTTGTAGCGGGTCCCATCGTCAAATACGGCGATATCGCGGAACAGCTCGTTTCCCGTAAGGTGTCGCTGGACCGTTTTGGCGAAGGGGCGGAGCTGTTCATCAGGGGACTTGCCAAAAAAGTGCTGTTGGCCAATAATATCGGATTATTGTGGGCGAGTGTTAAAGCGACGCCGATCGAGGAATTGAGCGTACTCTCCGCCTGGCTTGGCATTACCGCATTTACTCTGCAAATCTATTTTGATTTCAGTGGTTACTCTGACATGGCACGGGGACTAGGGAAAATGTTCGGATTTGATTTCATGGAAAATTTCCGATACCCCTACATCTCAAAAAGCGTAACCGAATTTTGGCGCAGATGGCATATTTCGCTCGGCAGCTGGTTTCGGGAGTACGTTTATATACCGCTTGGCGGTAATAGGTCAGGCTTTATGAAGCAGCTCCGGAATTTACTGGTCGTATGGTTTTTAACCGGATTATGGCATGGAGCCAGCTGGAACTTTATCATGTGGGGTTTGTATTTAGGATTCTTTGTGATCATCGAGAAACGATTTCTTTTGCAAAGTCTTGGACGTTTACCCGCTTTTGTCGGCCATGTTTACACGCTTCTGGTCGTTGTGATCGGCTGGGTATTGTTCGAAATGGAGCAACTGGCTTCCGCTTGGCGTTTCATCGGCGTGATGTTCGGTTTCGGCGGGCATGCTTTTGCGGATCAGCAGGCGCTCTATGATTTGTCTGCGAATGGTGTATTGTTTGTCGTGTTGGCAATCTGTGTTACTCCGCTTCCAGGAAAGATGTTATCCTGCATGAGGGAAAAATGGAGAATCGCCGGCGTGATTACCGTTCCGCTTATCTATTTTTTATTCATGATCCTGTCGACGGCTTATTTGGTCAATGAAACCTACAATCCGTTTTTATATTTTCGATTTTAA
- a CDS encoding alpha/beta hydrolase family protein produces the protein MNRFNGDMMPLLEGIHTLDAWMEKKSRLRERWLQLLGEPPGPVDYKPSVAANSGGFRVISEHDEEDHTRHKIVYHSPEGDPIHAYLLLPHGKPAEGGYPAVLALHPTTENGKDDVCLPSGRENRRYGLELVQRGFAVLAPDSITFGDRVYPGEEPFQTAPFYQEHPAWTAVGKMLSDHITAVDVLSSLPQVNSHRIGVIGHSLGGYNGWFLAGMDKRIKAVVSSCGFTMFRGDPEPNRWGQREWFSHIPSITDSLSNGSLPFEWHEIAALAAPVPMFMWCGTRDPIFPNWREIASGLGELDGLYDFLGASSAFECWIGHEGHDFPRDIRQRAYAFLEKKLAE, from the coding sequence ATGAATCGGTTTAATGGGGACATGATGCCGCTGTTAGAGGGAATACATACCCTTGATGCTTGGATGGAGAAGAAGTCCAGACTGAGAGAGCGCTGGCTGCAGCTGTTGGGGGAGCCTCCGGGGCCGGTTGATTACAAGCCGAGTGTGGCCGCAAACAGCGGTGGCTTCCGGGTGATATCAGAGCATGACGAGGAAGATCACACAAGACATAAGATCGTTTACCATTCCCCGGAAGGGGATCCAATCCATGCTTATCTTCTGCTTCCACATGGAAAGCCAGCTGAGGGAGGTTATCCCGCTGTTCTGGCTCTTCATCCGACAACCGAGAACGGAAAAGACGATGTATGTCTGCCTTCCGGTCGGGAGAATCGGCGGTATGGTCTGGAGCTGGTTCAGCGCGGATTTGCCGTGCTGGCACCGGACTCCATCACGTTCGGCGACCGGGTCTACCCAGGGGAAGAGCCTTTTCAAACCGCTCCGTTCTATCAAGAGCACCCCGCGTGGACTGCGGTTGGTAAAATGCTCTCCGATCACATCACGGCGGTCGATGTGCTGTCCTCGCTGCCGCAGGTAAACTCCCACCGGATCGGCGTCATCGGCCATTCGCTGGGCGGCTACAACGGCTGGTTTCTGGCCGGAATGGATAAACGCATCAAGGCTGTCGTCTCGAGCTGCGGGTTTACGATGTTCCGCGGTGATCCGGAGCCGAACCGCTGGGGGCAGCGGGAGTGGTTTTCCCATATCCCTTCCATAACGGACAGCCTGAGTAACGGCTCCCTTCCGTTCGAGTGGCATGAAATCGCGGCGCTTGCGGCCCCGGTGCCCATGTTTATGTGGTGCGGGACGCGAGATCCGATTTTTCCGAACTGGCGTGAGATTGCATCGGGTCTTGGGGAACTGGATGGCTTGTATGATTTTCTGGGCGCTTCATCTGCTTTCGAGTGCTGGATCGGTCATGAAGGGCATGACTTCCCGAGGGATATCCGGCAGCGTGCCTATGCTTTTCTTGAGAAGAAGCTTGCAGAGTAA
- a CDS encoding extracellular solute-binding protein, with translation MLRRRNEFHERYERFVQELRNEIVSGVLQPGEFILPENTLSQKYEMSRVSIRKALDELVNEGLIEKIAGKGNRVKEPDEDRTPVVLKLAWFSSSYEIPIIEKMIEAFERKHPFVQVEMVLYAEDFYTETIIRSIDDGQGPDLFIMSDQHFREWTESGRTNLLTGYVPPRLMEEGVSYPRVFDLFNDEGSMLAAPFVFSPVVICYNRSIFRQHGLPYPISLGDWKELLAAAKACTSAPDEDGMTDHYGFCFSSSPNRWPVFLLQNDGSIMAADRSRSTMADQRNIEALEFCVSLMYKEHVSPIFSHGSSHLAESLFMKERVAMIMSTYYFMNEFRDHSIDWDVMTLPNGTKPATMLLGGGLSINAASSHRNIAEKLVDFMTGEEAQTLLKKHGCTIPALRSVAEDDRLLNPDIHPQHYNRFLEVLPHAYPLHTLNLSQSEISTLLDELNLLWAGMETPADTCTRIEQLFNSRLGLTGAGTGMEK, from the coding sequence TTGTTGCGTAGAAGAAATGAATTTCATGAGCGTTATGAACGCTTTGTCCAGGAATTGAGAAATGAAATCGTCTCCGGCGTTCTTCAGCCGGGTGAATTTATTTTGCCGGAAAATACGCTTAGCCAGAAGTATGAAATGAGCCGGGTATCGATCCGGAAGGCGCTGGATGAGCTGGTGAACGAAGGACTGATCGAGAAGATTGCGGGCAAGGGCAACCGTGTGAAGGAGCCGGATGAGGACAGAACGCCTGTCGTGCTGAAACTCGCCTGGTTCTCCTCCTCCTATGAAATTCCGATTATCGAGAAAATGATCGAAGCGTTCGAACGGAAGCATCCGTTCGTTCAGGTGGAAATGGTGCTGTACGCCGAGGACTTCTACACCGAGACCATCATTCGGTCCATTGATGACGGTCAGGGCCCCGATCTGTTTATTATGTCGGATCAGCATTTCCGGGAATGGACCGAAAGCGGGCGAACGAATCTGCTGACAGGATATGTTCCTCCTCGTCTCATGGAGGAAGGGGTCAGCTATCCGAGGGTGTTCGACCTGTTCAACGATGAGGGCAGCATGCTTGCGGCGCCGTTTGTGTTCTCTCCGGTGGTCATCTGCTACAACCGTTCGATCTTCCGTCAGCACGGCCTGCCTTACCCTATCAGTCTTGGCGACTGGAAGGAGCTGCTGGCGGCGGCCAAAGCCTGCACATCGGCCCCGGACGAAGACGGAATGACCGATCATTACGGCTTCTGCTTCTCCTCGTCTCCGAACCGCTGGCCGGTCTTCCTGCTTCAAAATGACGGCAGCATTATGGCTGCAGACCGCAGCCGGAGCACGATGGCGGATCAGCGGAATATCGAAGCTTTGGAGTTTTGCGTATCGCTTATGTACAAGGAGCATGTGTCGCCGATTTTCTCCCATGGCAGCAGCCATTTAGCCGAGAGCCTCTTTATGAAGGAACGGGTTGCCATGATCATGTCCACCTATTACTTCATGAATGAATTCCGCGATCATTCCATCGACTGGGATGTAATGACCCTGCCGAACGGCACCAAGCCCGCAACGATGCTGCTTGGAGGGGGGCTGTCGATCAACGCTGCGAGCAGTCATCGGAATATCGCTGAGAAACTCGTGGATTTTATGACAGGTGAGGAGGCGCAGACGCTGTTGAAGAAGCACGGCTGCACCATTCCGGCTTTGCGGTCGGTGGCCGAAGATGACCGTCTGCTGAATCCGGACATTCATCCGCAGCACTATAACCGTTTTCTGGAGGTGCTGCCTCACGCTTATCCGCTTCATACCCTCAACCTGAGCCAATCTGAAATATCGACGCTCCTGGATGAGCTGAATCTGCTGTGGGCCGGCATGGAAACCCCGGCGGATACCTGCACCCGAATTGAGCAGCTGTTCAACAGCCGTCTGGGCCTGACGGGCGCCGGTACGGGAATGGAGAAGTGA